The Echinicola jeungdonensis sequence TCTCAGTGGATTTTGTTCCTTGGCATAAATCATCCGGTTTTCTTTGGCACCCAGTTTCCGGTAGATCAAACTATATTTCTCTTCCCGAACTGCTTTTTAAAAAAGTAATATTCATCTGGGTTGACAGCTCCCTGGACCACATTTTCGCCCAATCCCCATGCCCCGGTAATGTAAATAATATTTTCATGCCCAGTTTCAGGGTCCAAAGTAAAGGCCACTCCTGCACAACCAAGATCGCTTCTGACCATTCTTTGCACCCCAATACTCAAGGCTACCTCCATATGGTCAAAACCATGATCCACCCGGTATTTGATGGCTCGATCATTAAATAAGGATAGGTAACATTGCTGGCAAGCCCTAAGAAGGGAGGCCTCACCTTGGATATTTAAAAATGAATCATGTTGTCCAGCAAAACTTGCATTGGGGAGGTCTTCTGCAGTAGCACTACTACGCACAGCTACAGAAACCTCCCCAGCATCAGCTCCAAAAAATTTGCGGTATTCCTGTAATATGGCTTGTTCCCA is a genomic window containing:
- a CDS encoding PEP/pyruvate-binding domain-containing protein; this translates as MVAEVGGKNASLGEMISQLHLLGIQVPDGFAVTAAAYRYFLSANHLGEKLVAILEGLDNKNLENLGDVGAQCRNLIKNAPIPKAWEQAILQEYRKFFGADAGEVSVAVRSSATAEDLPNASFAGQHDSFLNIQGEASLLRACQQCYLSLFNDRAIKYRVDHGFDHMEVALSIGVQRMVRSDLGCAGVAFTLDPETGHENIIYITGAWGLGENVVQGAVNPDEYYFFKKQFGKRNIV